In the genome of Methylophaga nitratireducenticrescens, one region contains:
- the ald gene encoding alanine dehydrogenase — translation MQIGVLKEIKIQEHRVGLTPAGVRELCTDGHQIWIQRAAGAAIGFSDEDYQHAGAQIAEDAATVFTNAELIIKVKEPQPSEIQQLTDRHSLFTYLHLAPDRPLTEGLQDSGATCIAYETVTDDQGDLPLLAPMSEVAGRMAIQAGAQALLIHEGGLGILPAGVPGVSPANIVIIGGGVMGANAARMAMGIGADVTVLDNDLAKLQQLDLQFGPRLKTLYAHAETIDTVVQYADMLIGAVLLPGATAPKIIERHHLALMRTGTVLVDVSIDQGGCFASSHPTTHEQPTYIEQGIVHYCVANMPGAVARTSTLALTNATLPFIRKLAGQGIKAALLDDRHLLSGLNISQGQITHQAVASAQSQSFTDPFSIIGST, via the coding sequence ATGCAGATAGGGGTGCTGAAGGAAATCAAAATTCAGGAACACCGTGTCGGACTGACCCCGGCCGGGGTGCGTGAACTTTGTACCGATGGCCATCAGATTTGGATACAACGGGCAGCCGGGGCAGCGATTGGATTCAGTGATGAAGATTATCAGCACGCTGGCGCTCAAATCGCCGAGGATGCTGCAACAGTATTTACCAACGCGGAATTGATTATTAAAGTCAAAGAACCCCAACCCAGTGAAATTCAGCAATTAACCGATCGACATAGCTTATTTACCTATCTGCATCTTGCCCCGGATCGTCCTTTGACTGAAGGGTTACAGGATTCTGGTGCCACCTGTATTGCCTACGAAACAGTGACCGACGATCAGGGAGATTTACCGTTATTGGCACCCATGAGCGAAGTGGCCGGTCGTATGGCGATACAGGCAGGAGCCCAGGCTTTATTAATTCATGAGGGTGGTCTGGGCATCTTACCGGCCGGTGTTCCGGGCGTATCACCAGCCAATATTGTGATTATAGGCGGTGGTGTAATGGGGGCCAATGCGGCCAGAATGGCGATGGGGATAGGGGCTGATGTCACTGTGCTGGATAACGATTTAGCCAAATTACAGCAATTGGATCTGCAATTTGGGCCTCGATTGAAAACGCTGTATGCCCATGCCGAAACCATTGATACGGTAGTGCAATATGCCGATATGTTAATTGGCGCGGTATTATTACCGGGAGCGACGGCACCGAAAATAATTGAACGACATCATCTTGCCTTGATGAGAACCGGTACGGTACTGGTGGATGTGTCAATTGATCAAGGTGGATGTTTTGCCTCATCACATCCTACTACCCATGAACAGCCAACCTATATTGAACAAGGTATTGTGCATTACTGTGTCGCCAATATGCCGGGAGCAGTTGCCCGAACCTCAACGCTGGCACTGACCAATGCGACCTTGCCCTTCATTCGAAAGCTGGCGGGCCAAGGCATTAAGGCGGCACTTCTGGACGATAGACATTTGCTCAGCGGACTGAACATCTCTCAAGGCCAGATAACGCATCAAGCTGTCGCCAGTGCCCAATCTCAATCATTTACAGATCCTTTTTCAATCATAGGTTCTACATAA
- a CDS encoding metal-dependent hydrolase — MDTITQALLGSAVAYSVAGRKAPRASVLYGAAFGILPDLDVFIQYTNDLDTMTFHRSWTHSWIVHSLLAPIVAWLMATLDQRLSFQRWLMLIWLVWITHSGLDAMTVYGTQLFWPFMPPPASVGSIFIIDPFYSLPLAAGFLAILMAAGKQLSHRVMIGSLIFSTAYLGWSYAAQYWITQQTEHALQDQQIDYLHIKITPAPLTTLLWRIVVIDEDIYYEGFRSIFDGDTAFSLTQYERGIKLKKRLPDKTYIDRITWFTQDNFKLGQQHNMIVATDLRMGMEPHYFFRFQLAKIHNGAVISVAPQQLPMQRNARDGLHWVWQRIWNPYVEPMIEKGSVND; from the coding sequence ATGGATACAATTACACAGGCGTTACTTGGCAGCGCAGTGGCATACAGCGTTGCAGGCCGCAAAGCACCCAGAGCTTCTGTTTTGTATGGTGCAGCATTCGGCATTTTGCCGGACCTCGATGTATTCATTCAATATACCAATGACCTGGACACCATGACTTTCCACCGGAGCTGGACCCATTCATGGATTGTGCACAGTCTGCTGGCACCAATAGTGGCCTGGTTGATGGCTACACTGGATCAGCGATTGAGTTTTCAACGATGGCTAATGTTGATCTGGCTGGTGTGGATCACCCATAGTGGACTAGACGCAATGACCGTTTACGGTACGCAGCTATTCTGGCCCTTTATGCCTCCACCTGCATCAGTTGGCAGTATATTTATTATCGATCCGTTTTACAGTCTGCCACTCGCTGCAGGCTTCCTGGCAATCCTTATGGCCGCCGGAAAACAGCTGAGTCATCGTGTCATGATCGGTAGTCTTATCTTCAGCACGGCTTACCTTGGCTGGAGCTATGCTGCCCAATATTGGATAACGCAGCAAACAGAGCACGCATTACAAGACCAACAGATTGATTATCTGCATATTAAAATCACTCCGGCACCGTTAACCACCCTGTTATGGCGCATTGTGGTGATTGATGAAGATATTTATTACGAAGGTTTTCGTTCGATATTTGATGGCGACACAGCGTTTTCACTTACCCAGTACGAGCGTGGTATTAAACTAAAAAAACGTCTTCCTGATAAAACCTATATCGACAGAATAACCTGGTTTACTCAGGACAATTTCAAACTTGGACAACAGCACAATATGATTGTAGCGACGGATTTACGCATGGGCATGGAACCCCATTATTTTTTCCGTTTTCAACTCGCGAAAATACACAATGGCGCGGTTATTTCTGTAGCACCGCAACAATTGCCCATGCAGCGAAATGCCAGAGATGGATTACATTGGGTATGGCAACGTATCTGGAACCCTTATGTAGAACCTATGATTGAAAAAGGATCTGTAAATGATTGA
- a CDS encoding tetratricopeptide repeat protein → MKHPTPSPTPGQADLQTIIHALNTGQVGFAESAAKKLLKSYPRSFPLLNLYGNALAAQNKFKDAVGVFRKATEIDPNVPEIYFNMGILFTNLNRVDEAINSYKRVLRLNPGLTDALYNLGYALQSKNRYEEAGEYYQKAIEQQPKFLEAIANYGVCLQEQGRLDEAVTFYQRGLAISQDAKLYFNLGSAFKNQGKLADAIAAYNQALELKPDYAEVHSNIGEILRDQGRYDESVAAYKRALELDPRLPLANYSLAVYLYDSGDLPQALRYFQQSQYADWQERSLYCLYKTERFEEFKQGLDQLKKARHSSPFLATLAGHYAENFGTVNDYDFCKNPLDLVCHVQVPELKGDSELLKQLLADIEQADIEEKSQGRLHHGVQSAGNLFKRSEASFQQIAKLVARAIDDYRVNLKGESGIFVKGFPKQTVFASSWYVKMKTGGHLTSHIHEEGWVSGALYLAVPKQKTHPDEGSIELSTHGDDYPKQHDNFPSKTIAPEVGDIVMFPSSVFHRTIPFTSDEERICIAFDLKPA, encoded by the coding sequence ATGAAACACCCAACGCCAAGCCCAACACCGGGACAGGCCGATTTACAAACCATTATTCATGCTCTGAATACCGGACAGGTCGGCTTTGCTGAATCAGCAGCCAAGAAATTACTTAAATCCTATCCACGTTCTTTTCCACTATTAAACCTCTATGGCAATGCATTGGCCGCGCAAAATAAATTTAAAGATGCGGTGGGTGTATTTCGTAAAGCTACTGAAATTGATCCTAATGTACCCGAGATTTACTTCAATATGGGTATTTTGTTCACCAATCTAAATCGTGTGGATGAAGCGATTAATAGCTATAAAAGAGTATTGAGACTGAATCCGGGGTTGACCGATGCGTTATATAATTTGGGTTATGCATTGCAATCAAAAAACCGTTATGAAGAGGCTGGAGAATATTATCAAAAAGCTATTGAGCAACAGCCAAAATTTCTGGAAGCCATCGCGAATTATGGCGTTTGTTTGCAGGAGCAGGGCCGATTGGACGAGGCGGTCACCTTTTACCAGCGAGGTTTAGCCATTTCACAGGATGCCAAACTGTATTTTAATCTTGGTTCAGCTTTTAAAAATCAGGGCAAACTGGCCGATGCCATTGCTGCCTATAATCAAGCACTGGAATTAAAACCTGACTATGCCGAAGTGCACAGTAATATCGGTGAGATATTGCGTGATCAGGGACGCTATGACGAATCGGTTGCTGCCTACAAACGCGCCTTGGAGCTGGATCCCAGGTTGCCTTTGGCAAATTACAGTCTGGCAGTGTATCTCTACGATAGCGGTGATTTACCACAGGCATTACGATATTTTCAACAATCACAGTACGCAGACTGGCAGGAACGCTCTCTCTATTGTCTGTATAAAACCGAGCGCTTTGAGGAATTCAAACAGGGCTTGGATCAACTGAAAAAAGCCCGCCATAGCTCGCCATTTCTGGCGACACTGGCAGGACATTACGCCGAAAACTTTGGCACGGTGAATGACTATGATTTCTGTAAAAATCCGTTGGATCTGGTTTGTCATGTGCAGGTGCCGGAATTAAAAGGCGATAGCGAATTACTCAAACAACTGCTGGCGGATATCGAACAGGCCGATATTGAAGAGAAAAGTCAGGGGCGCTTGCATCATGGTGTGCAATCTGCCGGTAATTTGTTTAAACGTTCCGAAGCGAGCTTTCAGCAAATTGCCAAACTGGTGGCGCGTGCCATAGATGATTATCGCGTTAATCTTAAAGGTGAAAGTGGTATTTTCGTCAAAGGATTCCCTAAACAAACGGTGTTTGCCAGTTCCTGGTACGTCAAAATGAAAACCGGCGGGCATTTAACCTCACATATTCATGAGGAAGGTTGGGTCAGTGGAGCCTTGTACCTGGCCGTACCAAAGCAAAAAACGCATCCTGATGAGGGTAGTATTGAGCTCAGTACTCATGGGGATGATTATCCTAAACAACATGATAACTTCCCCAGCAAAACCATTGCTCCAGAAGTTGGGGATATTGTGATGTTTCCTTCATCGGTATTTCATCGCACGATTCCGTTTACTTCTGATGAAGAACGGATCTGCATCGCCTTCGATCTAAAACCTGCCTGA
- the bcp gene encoding thioredoxin-dependent thiol peroxidase: MSPVTLQQTVPDFELPATGDKTIRLSELRGKNVIIYFYPKDNTPGCTLEGQNFRDHIETFNAHNTLIFGISRDSVRVHENFKEKQQFPFDLLSDADETVCNLFGVMQLKKNYGREYMGIVRSTFLIDAEGKLIHEWRNVKVKQHIDEVLEVVKSL; this comes from the coding sequence ATGAGCCCAGTTACGTTACAGCAAACTGTACCGGATTTTGAATTACCGGCTACTGGCGACAAAACCATCCGGCTATCCGAACTGCGTGGCAAGAATGTGATTATCTATTTTTACCCCAAAGACAATACGCCGGGATGCACATTGGAAGGTCAGAATTTCCGTGATCATATTGAGACGTTTAATGCCCATAACACGCTGATATTTGGTATCTCCAGAGACAGCGTGCGTGTTCATGAAAACTTCAAGGAAAAACAGCAGTTTCCTTTTGATTTGCTTTCTGATGCTGATGAAACCGTCTGTAATTTATTTGGTGTGATGCAGCTGAAGAAAAATTATGGTCGTGAATATATGGGCATTGTTCGCAGTACTTTTCTGATTGATGCAGAAGGTAAGCTCATCCATGAATGGCGTAATGTTAAAGTTAAACAGCATATTGACGAGGTATTGGAAGTCGTCAAAAGCCTGTAA
- the dapA gene encoding 4-hydroxy-tetrahydrodipicolinate synthase produces MFSGSMVALVTPMRADGSLDGESLRKLVDFHIQNGSSAIVAVGTTGESATLSIDEHTDVIRQVVEQAAGRIPVIAGTGANSTEEAIELSHYAKQLGVAAVLLVTPYYNRPTQEGLYLHFKAIAEAVDIPQILYNVPSRTACDLLPETIGRLAKIGNIIGIKEATGDVRRVKLIQDLCDDNFELYTGEDANTVDFILAGGRGVISVTANVAPALMSQMCEYALNGDADNAREINDKLSLLHQRLFSESNPIPVKWALHEMGLIPEGIRLPMTVLSEQFHQPVREALVTAGVLNP; encoded by the coding sequence ATGTTCAGCGGCAGTATGGTAGCTCTGGTAACACCCATGCGGGCAGATGGCTCGTTAGACGGTGAAAGCCTGCGCAAGCTCGTTGATTTTCATATTCAAAATGGCAGTAGCGCCATTGTGGCTGTGGGCACCACAGGTGAGTCTGCTACATTAAGTATTGACGAACATACAGATGTGATTCGTCAGGTGGTTGAGCAGGCTGCTGGCCGAATTCCGGTCATCGCCGGTACGGGTGCCAACTCTACCGAAGAAGCCATTGAACTCTCGCATTACGCTAAACAATTAGGTGTTGCGGCCGTTCTGTTGGTTACACCTTATTACAATCGACCGACTCAGGAAGGTTTGTATCTGCATTTCAAAGCGATTGCAGAAGCGGTCGATATTCCGCAAATCCTCTATAACGTTCCCAGCCGCACGGCTTGTGACTTATTACCTGAAACCATTGGTCGTCTGGCCAAAATCGGCAATATTATCGGTATTAAAGAAGCGACTGGTGATGTAAGAAGAGTGAAGTTAATTCAGGATTTGTGCGACGATAATTTCGAACTTTATACCGGCGAAGATGCCAACACCGTTGATTTTATTCTGGCGGGCGGTCGTGGAGTCATTTCAGTGACTGCCAATGTGGCTCCTGCCTTGATGAGCCAGATGTGTGAATATGCATTGAATGGCGATGCTGATAATGCCCGTGAAATTAACGATAAATTATCTTTGCTGCATCAGCGGTTATTTTCTGAATCCAATCCTATTCCGGTTAAATGGGCTCTCCATGAAATGGGGCTTATACCAGAGGGGATACGTTTACCAATGACAGTTTTGTCTGAACAATTTCATCAACCGGTTCGTGAGGCGCTGGTCACTGCCGGTGTTCTGAATCCCTAA
- the bamC gene encoding outer membrane protein assembly factor BamC, whose product MNTNRFKLKACGVLVAVSISGCGLMPSLDEVAPDNTQKYRKAETMPPLDIPPDLSTSRINDQVAGNEQSSATYSEYEEASTNPLAARYNITPESKPALSGEGDDRHLVVPGDRDETWQRIEAFWADIDMNIHRKDQRIGLMDTQPDVDGYAYRVRMERGDVNRSARVYVNGTDETNRSNQKDEAMLRQLAEYLGGLYQQDKARAEASLPSSAAQQTEARVILLDEAEGQQALLVEQEFTTVWDRVGRVLDSRGFAVEDRDRSRGTYYVRYLDPFNEAEREEPGFFGRMAFWKDDDEVTPEEYYYIKLISDASDTRITVLDSEQVRTSSETAKRLLGLIQEQLTQ is encoded by the coding sequence ATGAACACAAATCGTTTTAAGTTGAAAGCCTGTGGTGTGCTGGTCGCAGTAAGCATTTCAGGTTGTGGGCTAATGCCATCACTGGATGAGGTTGCTCCTGATAATACTCAAAAGTATCGCAAAGCAGAAACAATGCCGCCGCTGGATATCCCACCTGACTTGAGTACATCACGAATCAATGATCAAGTTGCCGGCAATGAGCAAAGCTCGGCAACCTATTCCGAATATGAAGAAGCCAGTACCAATCCTTTAGCAGCGCGTTATAACATCACTCCAGAATCCAAACCTGCTTTATCGGGCGAGGGTGATGATCGCCATTTGGTAGTGCCGGGAGACCGGGATGAAACATGGCAACGTATTGAAGCTTTCTGGGCTGATATCGATATGAATATTCATCGTAAAGATCAGCGTATTGGTCTGATGGATACTCAGCCTGACGTTGATGGCTATGCCTATCGTGTTCGAATGGAGCGCGGAGATGTAAATCGTTCGGCTCGTGTTTATGTGAATGGTACAGATGAAACCAATCGCAGCAATCAGAAAGATGAAGCTATGCTGCGTCAGCTGGCTGAATACCTTGGTGGTTTATATCAACAGGATAAAGCACGTGCTGAAGCCTCTTTGCCAAGCTCAGCCGCACAACAAACTGAAGCGCGGGTAATTTTGCTGGATGAAGCCGAAGGCCAACAGGCCTTATTGGTTGAGCAGGAATTCACCACCGTTTGGGATCGTGTCGGTCGGGTGTTGGATAGCCGCGGCTTTGCTGTTGAAGATCGTGACCGTTCACGTGGCACATATTACGTGCGTTACCTGGATCCATTTAACGAAGCTGAGAGAGAAGAGCCTGGCTTCTTTGGTCGTATGGCTTTCTGGAAAGATGATGATGAGGTGACTCCTGAAGAGTACTACTACATCAAACTTATTTCAGATGCGTCAGATACCCGTATAACCGTACTGGATTCTGAACAGGTTCGTACTTCTTCAGAAACAGCGAAACGTTTACTGGGTCTGATTCAGGAACAATTGACTCAATAA
- a CDS encoding MBL fold metallo-hydrolase, translating to MRFASLGSGSRGNATLISQGKTTILVDCGFSARETEKRLRRVGLTSSDLTAILVTHEHADHIGGVRVLSQKFNIPVYATPGTAAGLPVDVMPHIHEFSCHERFNVNDIEVSPFPVPHDAREPSQFVFHNGDFRLGLLTDVGFITPVIESALTLCDGLLLEANHDMAMLEQGEYPEYLKQRVGGRFGHLNNVQSAELLAKIDTSRLQHIVAMHISEKNNSPALVSPLFADALNCTPDWVGIAEQDAGFDWRELKKA from the coding sequence ATGCGCTTTGCATCACTTGGCAGCGGTAGCCGGGGCAATGCAACACTGATTTCACAGGGAAAAACCACAATTCTGGTGGATTGTGGTTTTTCTGCTCGTGAAACTGAAAAACGTCTGCGGCGTGTTGGTTTGACGTCTTCGGACCTCACCGCTATTCTGGTGACACACGAGCATGCCGATCATATCGGTGGCGTTCGAGTGCTATCACAGAAATTCAATATTCCGGTTTATGCTACACCCGGCACGGCAGCAGGTTTACCTGTTGATGTGATGCCGCATATTCACGAGTTTAGCTGTCATGAGCGATTCAATGTTAATGATATTGAAGTCTCACCGTTTCCGGTGCCGCACGACGCGCGCGAACCCAGCCAGTTTGTTTTTCATAATGGTGATTTTCGATTAGGGCTGTTAACCGATGTTGGTTTTATCACGCCAGTAATTGAATCGGCTTTGACCTTGTGCGATGGACTGCTGCTGGAAGCAAATCATGATATGGCAATGCTGGAGCAGGGTGAATATCCTGAATATTTGAAACAGCGGGTGGGTGGACGTTTTGGACATTTAAATAACGTGCAATCTGCCGAATTACTTGCGAAAATTGATACATCGCGTTTGCAGCATATTGTTGCCATGCATATCAGCGAAAAGAATAATTCCCCGGCATTGGTCAGCCCTTTATTCGCCGATGCCCTGAACTGCACACCAGACTGGGTTGGCATTGCTGAACAGGATGCCGGATTTGACTGGCGCGAACTTAAAAAAGCCTAA
- the purC gene encoding phosphoribosylaminoimidazolesuccinocarboxamide synthase, which yields MQKLQQLYAGKAKSVFATEDQDYVVLSFRDDTSAFDGERIEQLSRKGEINNKFNAFIMEQLAVAGIPTHFEKLLSANEALVKNMKMIPVECVVRNVASGSLVRRLGVEDGMELNPPVFEFFLKNDALHDPMVNEYHIATFGWATDEQVQRMKALTFEVNQVLKKLFADAGMILVDYKLEFGVFKDEVYLGDEFSPDGCRLWDAETRKKLDKDRFRQGLGGVIEAYEEVAQRIGVPL from the coding sequence ATGCAAAAATTACAGCAACTTTATGCCGGTAAAGCCAAAAGCGTCTTTGCTACAGAAGATCAGGATTATGTTGTGCTCAGTTTCCGCGATGATACATCGGCATTTGATGGTGAACGTATCGAACAGCTGAGCCGTAAAGGTGAGATTAATAACAAGTTCAATGCCTTTATCATGGAGCAACTGGCTGTAGCTGGTATTCCTACCCATTTTGAAAAACTGCTCAGTGCCAATGAAGCGCTGGTCAAGAATATGAAAATGATCCCGGTGGAATGCGTAGTGCGTAACGTTGCTTCCGGCAGTCTGGTCCGTCGTTTAGGTGTAGAAGATGGCATGGAGCTTAATCCGCCGGTATTCGAGTTTTTCCTGAAAAATGATGCTTTACATGACCCAATGGTTAATGAATACCATATCGCCACTTTTGGCTGGGCCACCGATGAACAGGTTCAACGGATGAAAGCGCTGACTTTTGAAGTGAATCAGGTGTTGAAAAAACTGTTTGCTGATGCCGGGATGATTCTGGTGGATTACAAACTGGAATTCGGTGTGTTCAAAGACGAAGTCTATCTTGGTGATGAGTTCAGCCCGGATGGCTGCCGTTTATGGGATGCTGAAACCCGTAAAAAACTGGATAAAGATCGTTTCCGTCAGGGGTTGGGTGGTGTTATCGAAGCCTACGAAGAAGTCGCTCAGCGGATTGGTGTGCCTTTGTAG
- a CDS encoding PglL family O-oligosaccharyltransferase encodes MYSFNLRPSADKSNGYEIVVVSIQLALPLDQSADIILFYLFAGTGKLMSRYLSKYPLLPQQPIEWLLALLFLVSPFYLVSSLGGTGFDLPFNITVWAAATLVIAYSVWYFCGQDKLILPANYKGLLALPVGILLAAALAGVQDPITWLFRIVYVMAGVIFLFGLFQFRLKNTDRILLLIAIATMLQGLFGIIQLFQLPLLPDWVPRSDKVNATGVFQQVNVMASFLTTGVLISFYLCLRPVSFNRTYLKVFLLITIIVATYVMVATGSRIGLLSGILGLCMLLVSYRKQVRKNWKTIITAVLVVLVASWMAKEGLHKTLDKTYRVVEAQHSEQRLSIYRISIDAFTEAPIKGHGIGTFLEQFGLASSKFYQQYPTAKLPTYIAHPHNELLLWAIEGGLLAFMGIIVAMFSVFYYAVINKQQRFIAYLSLLLPITFHTQVEHPFYHSSLHWFIWLTILYVMLSHYAVIKRNTLSLVARKSIRGFTLILLLASWGFLWQTSQAQQQLYHFLTKSQQYSDLNQSLNNLYYKTYAEQIVMRSHLHDAMARNDTEKLVQIINWFESELRKKPELKLFEDVINGYFALEMPEQRCESIHKSLDYYPANKVLIDLYQDCLATN; translated from the coding sequence TTGTATTCTTTTAATCTGCGACCATCTGCGGATAAATCCAATGGATATGAAATAGTCGTTGTTTCTATCCAACTCGCCTTGCCACTAGATCAATCAGCCGACATAATCCTTTTTTATTTATTCGCCGGAACAGGGAAGCTTATGTCGCGTTATCTCTCAAAATATCCGTTATTGCCGCAGCAGCCAATTGAATGGTTATTGGCATTACTCTTCCTGGTCTCTCCGTTTTATCTGGTATCCAGTCTTGGTGGTACCGGTTTTGACCTGCCATTTAATATCACTGTATGGGCAGCAGCGACGTTAGTTATTGCTTATTCAGTCTGGTATTTCTGTGGACAGGATAAGCTGATCCTTCCGGCAAACTACAAAGGTCTGCTGGCTTTGCCTGTTGGTATTCTGCTGGCTGCAGCACTTGCCGGCGTTCAGGATCCAATTACCTGGTTGTTTCGTATTGTGTATGTGATGGCAGGGGTGATTTTTCTGTTTGGCCTGTTTCAGTTTCGGCTGAAAAATACCGACAGAATTTTGCTGCTGATTGCTATTGCGACAATGCTTCAAGGCTTATTTGGCATTATTCAACTGTTCCAGCTGCCTCTTTTACCTGATTGGGTTCCTAGATCAGATAAAGTGAATGCGACGGGAGTGTTTCAGCAGGTCAATGTTATGGCCAGCTTTCTGACTACTGGTGTCTTGATCTCATTTTATCTCTGCTTAAGACCCGTAAGTTTTAATCGGACTTATTTAAAAGTTTTTTTATTAATTACCATCATAGTTGCGACATATGTAATGGTTGCAACGGGGTCACGGATAGGCCTTTTATCAGGGATTCTGGGTCTATGCATGTTGCTGGTTTCATATCGAAAGCAGGTCAGAAAAAACTGGAAAACAATCATTACTGCTGTATTGGTAGTTTTAGTGGCTAGTTGGATGGCAAAAGAAGGTTTGCATAAGACACTAGACAAGACGTACAGAGTAGTTGAGGCGCAACATTCAGAACAGCGTTTAAGTATTTATCGGATTTCGATTGATGCTTTTACCGAAGCACCAATTAAGGGGCATGGGATTGGGACATTTCTCGAACAGTTCGGTTTAGCCTCTTCAAAATTTTATCAACAATATCCAACAGCTAAATTACCAACTTACATAGCACATCCACATAATGAACTTTTGTTATGGGCCATTGAAGGTGGATTACTTGCTTTTATGGGAATTATTGTAGCAATGTTCAGTGTCTTTTATTATGCCGTCATAAATAAGCAACAAAGGTTTATTGCCTACCTTTCGCTTTTACTACCAATAACTTTCCATACTCAAGTCGAGCATCCCTTTTATCACTCTTCATTGCACTGGTTTATTTGGCTAACCATTTTATATGTCATGCTCAGTCATTATGCGGTTATAAAAAGAAATACACTTAGTCTGGTTGCTAGAAAGTCAATTCGGGGATTTACACTAATCTTACTTTTAGCCTCATGGGGCTTTTTGTGGCAAACCTCTCAAGCGCAACAACAGCTATACCATTTTTTGACAAAATCACAACAATATTCAGACCTCAATCAATCTCTAAACAATTTATATTACAAAACGTATGCAGAGCAAATTGTTATGCGTTCACATTTGCATGATGCAATGGCAAGAAACGACACTGAAAAACTTGTTCAGATTATTAATTGGTTTGAATCAGAACTGAGAAAAAAACCAGAATTAAAGCTTTTTGAAGACGTCA